A single genomic interval of Alistipes provencensis harbors:
- a CDS encoding BlaI/MecI/CopY family transcriptional regulator, translated as MEKLTRREEELMRCFWEHGPLFVRELVALSPDPKPHFNTLSTMVRALETKGYVGHNSFGSTYQYYPLVTEEEFSRSTLGSVISRYFENSYLGAVSALVEEEKISVDELRRLIDRIEHENRR; from the coding sequence ATGGAAAAACTGACACGCAGGGAAGAGGAGCTGATGCGCTGCTTCTGGGAGCACGGACCGCTGTTCGTGCGGGAACTGGTGGCCCTGTCGCCTGATCCCAAACCCCATTTCAACACCCTTTCGACCATGGTGCGCGCGTTGGAGACCAAAGGGTATGTAGGTCACAACTCCTTCGGAAGTACCTACCAGTATTATCCGCTGGTCACCGAGGAGGAGTTCTCCCGCTCGACGCTCGGAAGCGTCATCAGCCGCTATTTCGAAAATTCCTACCTCGGGGCTGTTTCGGCACTGGTCGAGGAGGAGAAGATTTCGGTCGATGAACTGCGCCGCCTGATCGACCGCATCGAGCACGAAAACCGCCGGTAG
- a CDS encoding M56 family metallopeptidase, whose translation MYDLMIYSLKVGACLAVFYLFFKLLLSRETFHRFNRIVVLGAMVLSFVLPLCVITVYREMPVLPEFPAEEMATAVAAEPIPAPFPWEKLAGGAFLTGAVAALLWTCWSLFGVVRLVRRGRRERLEDGSVLVRTDRAVTPFSWGRYIVMSGKDLAENGDAILLHERAHLRLRHSVDLIVTDVAGCLQWFNPAMWLLRRELRAIHEYEADEAVLESGVDAKSYQLLLIRKAAGGRWYSVANSFNHSKLKNRITMMLRKRSSRWAGVKALLLLPLMGVALGAFAETAYRFPEDKVTKEKPVIRIRGVKSSPGKEPLVLVDGRETDKMDTLKPERIEAISVLKDSTTKAAYGEKAKYGVILVTMKKDTEPTNHMYLAMTKAKVLPGKSVTVTSADSIGTVVTSGKPDEVRVIGYGTKPKDGNSVRVRGLRASDPKSVVYLVDGVRVPEIESLDPDRIQSISVLKESSVPAEYAEEGYDGVIMITTKREAADARRPAVKSGESSPESSTTIYKGRVTVRNDFPEGTLILINGKESSQADVNALKPGKIRKMTVYKGDEAVKRYGEKGRNGVADIRVRK comes from the coding sequence ATGTATGACCTGATGATCTACAGCCTGAAAGTCGGAGCTTGTCTGGCTGTTTTCTACCTGTTTTTCAAACTGCTGCTGAGCCGCGAGACTTTCCACCGCTTCAATCGCATCGTGGTGCTGGGGGCGATGGTGCTCTCGTTCGTGCTGCCGCTGTGCGTGATAACCGTCTACCGCGAGATGCCCGTCCTGCCGGAATTTCCGGCGGAAGAGATGGCGACGGCCGTTGCCGCCGAACCGATTCCGGCGCCTTTTCCGTGGGAGAAACTGGCCGGAGGAGCGTTTCTGACTGGAGCCGTCGCCGCGCTTCTCTGGACCTGCTGGTCGCTTTTCGGCGTGGTGCGCCTCGTGAGGCGGGGACGCCGCGAACGGCTGGAGGACGGGTCGGTGCTGGTGCGCACGGACCGGGCCGTGACGCCTTTCAGTTGGGGGCGTTACATCGTCATGTCCGGGAAGGACCTCGCCGAGAACGGCGACGCCATCCTGCTGCACGAACGCGCCCACCTGCGGCTGCGCCATTCGGTCGACCTGATCGTGACCGATGTCGCGGGCTGCCTGCAGTGGTTCAACCCGGCGATGTGGCTGCTGCGCCGCGAGCTGCGGGCCATCCACGAGTACGAGGCCGACGAGGCGGTGCTCGAAAGCGGTGTCGATGCCAAGAGTTATCAGTTGTTGTTAATAAGGAAAGCTGCCGGCGGGAGGTGGTACTCAGTCGCCAACAGCTTTAATCACAGTAAACTTAAAAACCGAATTACCATGATGTTACGCAAAAGATCGTCGCGGTGGGCCGGAGTCAAAGCACTCCTGTTGTTGCCGCTTATGGGCGTGGCCCTCGGGGCTTTCGCCGAAACCGCCTACCGTTTTCCGGAGGACAAAGTTACAAAAGAAAAACCGGTAATCCGCATCCGGGGCGTGAAATCTTCGCCCGGCAAGGAGCCGCTGGTGCTGGTCGACGGTCGGGAGACCGACAAGATGGATACCCTCAAACCCGAACGGATCGAGGCGATTTCCGTGCTCAAAGATTCGACGACGAAGGCTGCTTACGGTGAAAAAGCCAAATACGGCGTGATTCTTGTAACGATGAAAAAAGATACGGAGCCGACGAATCACATGTATCTTGCGATGACAAAGGCGAAGGTTCTTCCCGGAAAATCGGTGACTGTGACTTCGGCCGACAGCATCGGAACGGTGGTCACATCGGGCAAACCGGACGAAGTGCGGGTGATCGGTTACGGGACGAAACCCAAAGACGGGAATTCCGTCCGGGTCCGGGGACTGAGGGCATCGGATCCCAAATCGGTGGTCTATCTGGTCGACGGGGTTAGGGTGCCGGAGATCGAGTCGCTCGATCCCGACCGGATCCAGAGCATCTCGGTGCTGAAAGAGTCTTCCGTTCCTGCGGAGTATGCCGAGGAGGGGTACGACGGTGTGATTATGATCACGACCAAGCGGGAGGCTGCCGATGCGCGGCGGCCCGCTGTAAAATCTGGCGAAAGTTCCCCGGAAAGTTCGACGACGATTTACAAGGGCCGTGTTACGGTCAGGAACGATTTTCCGGAAGGTACGCTGATCCTTATCAATGGTAAGGAATCCTCTCAGGCAGATGTCAATGCTCTGAAGCCCGGAAAGATCCGGAAAATGACCGTCTACAAGGGCGACGAGGCTGTGAAACGTTACGGCGAGAAGGGGCGCAACGGCGTGGCCGACATCCGCGTCCGGAAGTAA
- a CDS encoding helix-hairpin-helix domain-containing protein: MAKLFSDREIRAIAVFLPLAGLLITALVLVRPSANPEAARRAEAVMEIRRDTTAMRHFDPNTATFDELLELGLSKHEAVSLLKYRAAGKVFRIPEDLALCYGISDSLYRQLAPWVRIGRKYAIAPEEYRTGRILPEPMTPRPFRIDTVSVRYLRAIGALSKRQAEAFVRWRDLSGIYDMEELRDCYVVSDSVAAALEPYVIFPERKPHPIEEPVELNTADSAALRSVSGIGPKTVGAILTYRERLGGFLRAEQLAEVPGVTERNYEKILKQIYCDSCKIRKIDINFASPKVLGRHPYIAPQVLRKLLKARQLKGGWSTAEELIEENIMTRKEAARLVPYLQFGSVSGLADE; encoded by the coding sequence ATGGCTAAGCTCTTTTCGGACCGCGAGATACGCGCCATTGCGGTATTCCTGCCGCTGGCCGGACTGCTCATCACGGCGCTGGTTCTCGTGCGCCCGTCGGCCAACCCCGAGGCGGCCCGCCGTGCCGAGGCCGTGATGGAGATACGCCGGGATACGACCGCAATGCGGCACTTCGACCCCAACACGGCGACATTCGACGAGTTGTTGGAACTGGGGCTTTCGAAACACGAAGCCGTGAGCCTGCTGAAATACCGCGCCGCGGGCAAGGTGTTCCGCATCCCCGAGGATCTGGCGCTCTGCTACGGCATCAGCGACTCGCTCTACCGGCAGTTGGCGCCGTGGGTCCGCATCGGCCGCAAATACGCCATCGCCCCGGAGGAGTACCGCACGGGGCGCATCCTCCCCGAACCGATGACACCCCGGCCGTTCCGCATCGATACCGTGAGCGTCCGCTACCTGCGGGCCATCGGGGCCCTGTCGAAGCGGCAGGCCGAAGCATTCGTCCGCTGGCGCGACCTGAGCGGCATCTACGACATGGAGGAGCTGCGCGACTGCTACGTCGTGAGCGACTCGGTGGCCGCGGCGCTCGAACCCTACGTCATCTTCCCCGAACGGAAACCCCATCCGATCGAGGAGCCCGTCGAGCTGAACACGGCCGATTCAGCCGCCCTGCGCTCCGTTTCAGGCATCGGCCCCAAGACCGTCGGGGCGATCCTCACCTACCGCGAACGGCTCGGCGGATTCCTCCGCGCAGAGCAACTCGCAGAGGTTCCGGGAGTCACGGAACGCAATTATGAAAAGATTTTGAAACAAATTTACTGCGATAGTTGCAAAATTCGGAAAATTGATATTAACTTTGCAAGCCCGAAAGTGCTGGGGAGACACCCCTACATAGCACCGCAGGTATTACGAAAATTGCTGAAAGCAAGACAGTTGAAAGGAGGTTGGAGTACCGCTGAGGAGTTAATTGAAGAGAACATAATGACCCGCAAGGAGGCAGCACGGCTGGTTCCCTATCTGCAATTCGGGTCTGTCAGCGGACTTGCCGACGAGTAA
- a CDS encoding TraR/DksA family transcriptional regulator — protein MADERTRYSDAELEEFKQLILKKLENARADYELLRATITHTADNDTEDTSPTFKVLEEGAATLSKEESGRLAAHQMKFIRNLEMALVRIENKTYGICKTTGKLIPKERLMKVPHATECIEAKEGRR, from the coding sequence ATGGCAGACGAAAGAACACGGTACAGCGACGCGGAACTCGAAGAGTTCAAGCAGCTTATCCTGAAAAAGCTCGAGAACGCCCGCGCGGACTATGAGCTGCTGCGCGCCACGATCACCCATACGGCCGACAACGACACCGAGGATACATCGCCGACGTTCAAAGTGCTGGAGGAGGGCGCCGCCACCCTCTCGAAAGAGGAGAGCGGCCGGCTGGCGGCTCATCAGATGAAGTTCATCCGCAACCTCGAAATGGCGCTCGTGCGCATCGAGAACAAGACTTACGGCATCTGCAAGACCACCGGCAAGCTCATTCCCAAGGAGCGGCTGATGAAGGTGCCCCATGCCACCGAATGCATCGAGGCCAAGGAAGGCCGCCGATAA
- a CDS encoding ATPase → MLIIADSGSTKCTWITNDGVRTTTVRTRGINAVQHSAEQIREALAELPPCGAVTAVRFYGAGCGATFPEASEKLRRELASHFGTSDIAVESDLLGAARALFGRGEGIACILGTGSNSCRCRGGEIVQNVPPLGYVLGDEGGGVHLGRNLVNGIFKGHIPLKEEFLTATGLSYEEIIRRVYREPYANRFLASFAPFILAHTDCPEVREMVRRSFGDFAFRNLSRYPQGLAVSFVGGVAAHFEALLREALAAEGYRIGTIVESPAEGLLKYHHGR, encoded by the coding sequence ATGCTAATCATTGCCGACAGCGGATCGACCAAATGCACATGGATCACCAACGACGGCGTGCGCACGACGACCGTGCGCACGCGGGGAATCAACGCCGTGCAGCACTCCGCGGAGCAGATTCGTGAAGCGCTCGCGGAACTGCCCCCGTGCGGAGCGGTCACGGCCGTGCGGTTCTACGGCGCCGGATGCGGCGCGACCTTCCCCGAAGCGAGCGAAAAACTGCGCCGGGAATTGGCCTCGCATTTCGGGACGTCGGACATCGCGGTCGAGTCGGACCTGCTGGGCGCGGCGCGGGCCCTCTTCGGCCGCGGCGAAGGCATCGCCTGCATCCTCGGCACGGGATCCAACTCGTGTCGGTGCCGCGGCGGGGAGATCGTACAAAACGTTCCCCCGTTAGGTTATGTGCTGGGCGACGAGGGCGGCGGCGTGCATCTGGGCCGCAACTTGGTAAACGGCATCTTCAAGGGACACATTCCGCTGAAAGAGGAATTTCTCACGGCGACCGGGCTCAGTTACGAGGAGATCATCCGCCGCGTCTACCGCGAACCCTATGCCAACCGGTTTCTGGCGTCGTTCGCCCCTTTCATCCTCGCGCACACGGATTGTCCCGAAGTGCGCGAAATGGTCCGCCGTTCGTTCGGCGACTTCGCCTTCCGCAACCTGAGCCGCTACCCGCAGGGGCTTGCCGTTTCGTTCGTAGGCGGCGTCGCGGCCCATTTCGAAGCCCTGCTGCGCGAAGCGCTGGCGGCGGAGGGCTACCGCATCGGAACCATTGTCGAATCGCCCGCAGAAGGGCTTTTGAAATACCATCATGGAAGATAG
- the ileS gene encoding isoleucine--tRNA ligase has translation MKFKEYKGLDLAGVAADVLGEWDARDTFHKSIDTREGHPAFVFYEGPPSANGMPGIHHVMARTIKDIICRYKTQQGYLVHRKAGWDTHGLPVELGVEKKLGITKEDIGKKISIEEYNRTCREAVMEFTGAWENLTRKMGYWVNMDDPYITYDNKYIETLWWLLKQLFDKGLLYKGYTIQPYSPAAGTGLSTHELNQPGCYRDVKDTTCTSQFRVIRDAKSEKLFDGVEGELYFLAWTTTPWTLPSNTALAVGPAIEYVKVKCRNPYTDRPQTVILAKELLGSYFTKKMEGTYEVAEKTWMGPELEGIRYEQLIPWVKPMGDAFRVIVGDYVTTSDGTGIVHIAPTFGADDDRVAKVAGIAPLFMVDRAGKNQPMVDKQGKFFLVEDLDPEFVKTNVDAAKYAEYAGRYVKNVYDERLCDTDPTLDIDISVMLKAENKAFKIEKHTHSYPHCWRTDKPVLYYPLDSWFIRTTALRDKMIELNKTIRWKPESTGTGRFGKWLEGLVDWNLSRSRFWGTPLPVWATEDYSEVKCIGSVEELMGEIEKSIAAGVMKENPYRNFKVGDMSKENYSTENIDLHRPYVDSIVLVSSKGEPMKRESDLIDVWFDSGAMPYAQVHYPFENKEGFNEVYPADFIAEGVDQTRGWFFTLHAIASMLFDSVAFKNIISNGLVLDKNGNKMSKRLGNAVDPFEVLDTYGADATRWYMISNSQPWDNLKFDKDGVDEVRRKFFGTLYNTYSFFALYANVDSFTGKEPEVPMEKRPEIDRWIISLLNTLVKEVTESLENYDPTPAARAIQEFVGENLSNWYVRLNRKRFWGGGMSEDKLAAYQTLYTCLETVSMLVAPFAPFISDRIFTDLNAVSGRHSDESVHLSTFPKADEKLIDARLEEMMSLAQKVSSMVLALRRKVSIKVRQPLTKILIPVLDPAMAEHIAAVKNLIMGEVNVKEVELIEKTTGLITKRIKPNFKTLGPRYGKYMKQIAALVAEFSQERIAEVEAAPETVLDLGGEQITVTPADFEITSEDMPGWLVASEGKLTVALDITVTEELKAEGVARELINRIQNIRKESGFEVTDKIRVEIEDKPCVADGIARFADYIASQTLAVEVKAAAEPSGEAVVETDVDEEPLRIAVTRI, from the coding sequence ATGAAGTTCAAGGAGTATAAAGGCCTCGATCTGGCCGGCGTAGCCGCCGACGTGCTCGGCGAGTGGGACGCCCGTGACACATTTCACAAGAGCATCGACACCCGCGAGGGACACCCCGCGTTCGTATTCTACGAAGGGCCTCCCTCGGCCAACGGCATGCCGGGCATTCACCATGTCATGGCCCGCACGATCAAGGACATCATCTGCCGCTACAAAACGCAGCAGGGCTACCTCGTGCACCGCAAGGCAGGATGGGACACCCACGGACTGCCCGTGGAGCTGGGCGTCGAGAAGAAACTCGGCATCACCAAGGAAGACATCGGCAAGAAAATCTCGATCGAGGAGTACAACCGCACATGCCGCGAGGCGGTGATGGAGTTCACGGGCGCTTGGGAGAACCTCACGCGCAAGATGGGCTACTGGGTCAACATGGACGACCCGTACATCACCTACGACAACAAATACATCGAGACGCTGTGGTGGCTCCTGAAGCAGCTCTTCGACAAGGGCCTGCTCTACAAGGGCTACACCATCCAGCCCTACTCGCCGGCCGCCGGAACGGGTCTCTCGACCCACGAACTGAACCAGCCGGGCTGCTACCGCGACGTGAAGGACACGACCTGCACGTCGCAGTTCCGCGTGATCCGCGACGCGAAGAGCGAGAAACTCTTCGACGGAGTCGAGGGCGAGCTCTATTTCCTCGCATGGACCACCACGCCGTGGACCCTGCCGTCGAACACCGCGCTGGCCGTGGGCCCCGCGATCGAATATGTGAAAGTCAAGTGCCGAAACCCCTATACCGACCGGCCGCAGACGGTCATCCTCGCCAAAGAATTGCTGGGATCGTACTTCACCAAGAAGATGGAGGGCACCTACGAGGTTGCGGAAAAGACGTGGATGGGGCCCGAGCTGGAGGGCATCCGCTACGAGCAGTTGATCCCGTGGGTGAAGCCGATGGGCGACGCGTTCCGCGTGATCGTCGGCGATTATGTGACCACCTCCGACGGTACGGGCATCGTGCATATCGCCCCGACGTTCGGCGCCGATGACGACCGTGTGGCGAAAGTCGCAGGCATCGCGCCGCTCTTCATGGTCGACCGCGCCGGCAAGAACCAGCCGATGGTCGACAAGCAGGGCAAATTCTTCCTCGTCGAAGACCTCGACCCGGAGTTCGTGAAGACGAACGTCGACGCCGCGAAATACGCGGAGTATGCGGGCCGCTATGTGAAGAACGTCTACGACGAGCGGCTGTGCGACACCGACCCGACGCTGGACATCGACATCTCGGTGATGCTGAAGGCCGAGAACAAGGCTTTCAAGATCGAGAAACACACCCACTCCTACCCCCACTGCTGGCGGACGGACAAGCCCGTATTGTACTACCCGCTCGACTCGTGGTTCATCCGCACCACGGCGCTGCGCGACAAGATGATCGAACTGAACAAGACGATCCGCTGGAAACCCGAATCGACCGGAACGGGCCGCTTCGGCAAGTGGCTCGAGGGACTGGTGGACTGGAACCTCTCGCGTTCGCGCTTCTGGGGAACTCCGCTGCCCGTATGGGCTACCGAGGACTACTCGGAGGTGAAGTGCATCGGTTCGGTCGAAGAGCTGATGGGCGAAATCGAGAAGTCGATCGCCGCGGGCGTGATGAAGGAGAACCCGTACAGGAATTTCAAGGTCGGCGACATGTCGAAGGAGAACTATTCGACCGAGAACATCGACCTGCACCGTCCCTATGTGGATTCGATCGTGCTGGTCTCGTCGAAAGGCGAGCCGATGAAGCGCGAGTCGGACCTGATCGACGTGTGGTTCGACTCGGGCGCCATGCCCTATGCGCAGGTGCACTACCCGTTCGAGAACAAGGAGGGCTTCAACGAAGTTTACCCCGCCGATTTCATCGCCGAGGGCGTCGACCAGACGCGCGGCTGGTTCTTCACGCTGCACGCCATCGCCTCGATGCTGTTCGACTCGGTAGCGTTCAAAAACATCATTTCGAACGGCTTGGTGCTGGACAAGAACGGCAACAAGATGTCGAAGCGGCTGGGCAACGCCGTCGATCCGTTCGAGGTGCTCGACACCTACGGAGCCGACGCGACGCGCTGGTACATGATCTCCAACTCGCAGCCGTGGGACAACCTCAAATTCGACAAGGACGGCGTCGATGAAGTGCGCCGCAAGTTCTTCGGAACCCTCTACAACACCTACTCGTTCTTCGCCCTCTACGCCAACGTGGATTCGTTCACGGGCAAGGAGCCCGAGGTGCCGATGGAGAAGCGCCCCGAGATCGACCGCTGGATCATCTCGCTTTTGAATACGCTGGTGAAAGAGGTGACCGAATCGCTGGAAAACTACGACCCGACCCCGGCGGCCCGCGCCATTCAGGAGTTCGTGGGCGAGAACCTTTCGAACTGGTATGTGCGCCTCAACCGCAAGCGGTTCTGGGGCGGCGGCATGTCGGAGGACAAACTGGCTGCCTACCAGACGTTATACACCTGTCTGGAGACCGTCTCGATGCTCGTGGCGCCGTTCGCACCGTTCATCTCCGACCGCATCTTCACCGACCTCAACGCCGTGAGCGGCCGTCACAGCGACGAATCGGTGCACCTCTCGACTTTCCCCAAGGCCGACGAGAAGCTGATCGACGCGCGCCTCGAAGAGATGATGTCGCTGGCCCAGAAGGTCTCGTCGATGGTGCTGGCCCTGCGCCGCAAGGTGTCGATCAAGGTGCGCCAGCCGCTGACCAAAATCCTGATCCCGGTACTCGACCCCGCCATGGCGGAGCATATCGCCGCGGTGAAGAACCTCATCATGGGCGAAGTGAACGTCAAGGAGGTGGAGCTGATCGAGAAGACCACGGGACTGATTACCAAGCGTATCAAGCCCAACTTCAAGACCCTCGGGCCCCGTTACGGCAAGTACATGAAGCAGATCGCCGCCCTCGTCGCAGAGTTCTCGCAGGAGCGCATCGCCGAAGTGGAAGCGGCACCCGAAACGGTGCTCGACCTCGGCGGGGAGCAGATCACCGTGACGCCCGCCGACTTCGAGATCACCTCGGAGGACATGCCCGGATGGCTGGTCGCTTCCGAAGGGAAACTCACCGTGGCGCTCGACATTACGGTCACCGAGGAGCTGAAAGCCGAAGGTGTGGCACGCGAGTTGATAAACCGCATCCAGAATATCCGCAAGGAGTCCGGATTCGAGGTCACGGACAAGATCCGTGTCGAAATCGAAGACAAGCCCTGCGTGGCCGACGGCATCGCCCGCTTCGCCGACTACATCGCATCGCAGACCCTCGCCGTGGAGGTAAAAGCCGCGGCAGAGCCGTCCGGAGAGGCGGTCGTGGAGACCGATGTCGACGAAGAGCCCCTGCGCATCGCGGTGACGCGGATATAG
- a CDS encoding N-acetylmuramic acid 6-phosphate etherase, with protein sequence MEDRITEQASAYDDLQQMSVHDILTGINREDARVHEAVRQTIPVMEQLVERIVERMRCGGRMFYIGAGTSGRLGVTDASELPPTYGVPFDWVIGLIAGGDGALRRAVEHAEDDPEGAWRDMAPYHPTADDTLIGIAASGTTPYVIGGLRTARRHGLLTASITCNPASPAAAEAEYALEAVVGPEFVTGSTRMKAGTAQKLMLNMLSTAVMIRLGRVEGNRMVNMQLTNDKLVARGTRMVAEASGLGEAEAQQSLLRWGSVKRALEEIEKQKKNG encoded by the coding sequence ATGGAAGATAGAATCACCGAACAGGCTTCGGCCTACGACGACCTGCAACAGATGTCGGTACACGACATCCTGACGGGCATCAACCGCGAGGACGCCCGCGTGCACGAAGCCGTGCGGCAGACCATTCCCGTCATGGAACAGCTCGTCGAACGCATCGTCGAACGCATGCGGTGCGGCGGGCGGATGTTCTACATCGGCGCCGGGACGAGCGGCCGGCTGGGTGTCACCGACGCTTCGGAACTGCCTCCGACCTACGGCGTGCCGTTCGATTGGGTGATCGGGCTGATCGCCGGGGGCGACGGGGCGCTGCGCCGGGCCGTGGAGCATGCCGAGGACGACCCCGAGGGAGCGTGGCGCGACATGGCGCCCTACCACCCCACGGCCGACGACACGCTCATCGGCATCGCGGCGTCGGGCACCACGCCCTACGTCATCGGCGGACTGCGCACGGCGCGCCGCCACGGGTTACTGACCGCCTCTATCACCTGCAACCCCGCGTCGCCCGCAGCGGCCGAAGCGGAGTATGCCCTCGAAGCCGTCGTGGGGCCCGAGTTCGTGACCGGATCGACGCGCATGAAGGCCGGAACGGCCCAGAAATTGATGCTCAACATGCTCTCCACGGCCGTAATGATCCGTCTGGGGCGCGTCGAGGGCAACCGCATGGTCAACATGCAGTTGACCAACGACAAACTCGTGGCCCGCGGAACGCGCATGGTCGCCGAGGCGTCGGGACTCGGCGAAGCCGAAGCACAACAGTCGCTGCTGCGCTGGGGCTCGGTAAAACGGGCGTTGGAGGAGATCGAAAAACAAAAGAAAAATGGCTAA
- a CDS encoding BamA/TamA family outer membrane protein, with amino-acid sequence MYARFCILVLILTAAATASFARVAGPGAHTPDRFTPDSARVSNPDASARNKRLYDSIQSKTNRRAVPRMLYQMLFVKPVLDTTMSGRVTDESRLLEPYSGKTIGEITINRQQIFEPGGNWLERTANKTHRLTRERVIRRDLLFEPGDTLDPELVVRNKQLIRSRGYIADIDVAVLPDAFDSTRVNLSITTRDSWTITVDGGLHSEGRTMVGLSDANILGWGNKLKFMTNFSRKDFSYGGNMVEYEIPNVLGTFYTAEFAAGRDFYNSTLDMGLRKEFIKPTDYEIGLTYSDIKAKRYMVEQDTSLLVKERNLDAWGGYSHFLRRINSSVYLTGRYNYRRVSRRPLVGPHFNPALHDQDALLVGAGLYREKFYTANMIYGFGLREYLATGYKAELTTGYSWGEFNDAMYLGMSYETGGFRGVGYIMGGFTLGSYIDLNDGMWQRSAVDVDLRWFSNLFLFRRSRIRQFLAFNYTQGWNRGTGSDESIRFTRIDGLQALKEHIIGTNRMILNTETVIFTPYQPLGFRIAVFGFADFGLIGYSPNIFKNDFFTSFGLGVRLRNERLVFNTIQIRLGIAFGKNGLVESEYFRLSNSTRMEQYRYRPTRPEIVEFK; translated from the coding sequence ATGTATGCCCGGTTCTGCATATTGGTACTGATCCTGACTGCGGCGGCAACCGCCTCCTTTGCCCGCGTCGCAGGCCCCGGCGCGCATACTCCCGACCGTTTCACCCCGGACAGCGCCCGCGTGTCGAATCCCGACGCCTCGGCCCGCAACAAGCGGCTCTACGACAGCATCCAGTCGAAGACCAACCGCCGCGCCGTGCCGCGCATGCTCTACCAGATGCTTTTCGTGAAACCCGTCCTCGACACCACCATGAGCGGCCGTGTGACCGACGAAAGCCGTCTGCTGGAGCCCTACTCCGGAAAAACCATCGGCGAAATCACCATCAACCGCCAGCAAATCTTCGAGCCCGGGGGCAACTGGCTCGAACGCACCGCCAACAAGACCCACCGACTGACCCGCGAACGCGTCATCCGCCGCGACCTGCTCTTCGAACCGGGCGACACGCTCGACCCGGAACTCGTCGTGCGCAACAAACAACTGATCCGCTCGCGCGGCTACATCGCCGACATCGACGTCGCGGTGCTGCCCGACGCGTTCGACTCGACGCGCGTCAACCTCTCCATCACCACGCGCGACAGTTGGACCATCACGGTCGACGGGGGGCTCCACTCCGAGGGCCGGACGATGGTCGGGCTCTCCGACGCCAACATCCTCGGATGGGGCAACAAGCTCAAATTCATGACCAACTTCAGCCGCAAGGATTTCTCCTACGGCGGCAACATGGTCGAATACGAGATTCCCAACGTGCTGGGAACCTTCTACACCGCGGAGTTCGCCGCCGGGCGCGACTTCTACAACTCGACGCTCGACATGGGGCTGCGCAAGGAGTTCATCAAGCCCACCGACTACGAAATCGGCCTCACCTACAGCGACATCAAGGCCAAGCGTTACATGGTCGAGCAGGACACCTCGCTGCTGGTCAAGGAGCGCAACCTCGACGCTTGGGGCGGTTACTCCCACTTCCTGCGGCGGATCAATTCGAGCGTCTACCTCACGGGGCGCTACAACTACCGCCGCGTCAGCCGCCGTCCGCTGGTGGGGCCTCATTTCAATCCGGCGCTGCACGATCAGGACGCCCTGCTGGTCGGAGCGGGACTCTACCGCGAGAAATTCTACACGGCCAACATGATCTACGGATTCGGACTCCGCGAGTACCTTGCGACCGGTTACAAGGCCGAACTGACGACCGGTTATTCGTGGGGCGAGTTCAACGACGCCATGTATCTGGGCATGAGCTACGAAACCGGAGGATTTCGCGGCGTGGGCTACATCATGGGCGGATTCACGCTGGGAAGCTACATCGACCTCAACGACGGCATGTGGCAGCGCAGCGCCGTGGATGTCGACCTGCGGTGGTTCTCCAACCTGTTCCTCTTCCGGCGCAGCCGCATCCGCCAGTTCCTCGCCTTCAACTACACCCAAGGCTGGAACCGCGGCACAGGCAGCGACGAAAGCATCCGCTTCACCCGCATCGACGGACTGCAGGCCCTCAAGGAGCACATCATCGGCACCAACCGCATGATCCTCAACACCGAGACGGTAATTTTCACTCCCTATCAGCCGCTGGGATTCCGCATCGCCGTCTTCGGATTCGCCGATTTCGGGCTGATCGGCTATTCGCCCAACATCTTCAAGAACGACTTCTTCACCTCGTTCGGACTGGGCGTGCGGCTGCGAAACGAACGGCTGGTGTTCAACACGATACAAATCCGGCTGGGCATCGCTTTCGGCAAGAACGGGCTGGTCGAGAGCGAATATTTCCGCCTCTCGAACTCCACGCGCATGGAGCAGTACCGCTACCGTCCGACACGTCCCGAGATCGTCGAGTTCAAGTAA